A stretch of the Nematostella vectensis chromosome 1, jaNemVect1.1, whole genome shotgun sequence genome encodes the following:
- the LOC125563069 gene encoding uncharacterized protein LOC125563069 → MAYPCRYSDLIHRFHRSVPELSMISNTVLDTVYYLHHLRLTTWNDQLLSPVQLQQYAEAIYNKGSPLNNCFGFVDGTVPPICRPGVHQRIVYNGHKRVHAIKFQSVVVPNGMVANMYGPVEGRKHDSGMLKDSGLLQSLQQHAFGPTGQPMALYGDPAYPLRVHLQVPFRNGTGGLTPDMEAFNEGMSAVRSSVEWLFGDILKSFKFLDFKKNLKISLSSVGKMYLVSAIFDFFYCDPPTLQQYLIT, encoded by the exons ATGGCTTACCCCTGTCGCTACAGTGACCTCATTCACCGCTTTCACCGATCTGTCCCTGAACTCAGCATGATATCTAACACTGTACTTGACACTGTTTACTACCTTCACCACCTTCGCCTGACTACATGGAACGACCAGCTTCTTAGCCCTGTACAACTGCAGCAATATGCAGAGGCCATTTACAACAAGGGAAGCCCACTGAACAACTGTTTCGGCTTCGTCGATGGGACAGTTCCGCCGATATGCAGGCCAGGCGTACATCAACGCATCGTTTATAATGGACATAAACGTGTCCATGCCATTAAATTTCAGTCCGTAGTAGTCCCAAATGGAATGGTGGCGAATATGTACGGCCCAGTAG AAGGCCGAAAGCATGACTCAGGGATGTTAAAAGACTCTGGCCTGCTTCAAAGTCTACAACAACATGCATTTGGTCCAACAGGGCAGCCAATGGCCCTTTATGGAGACCCTGCCTATCCTTTGCGTGTCCACCTCCAGGTCCCATTTAGAAATGGGACAGGAGGTTTAACACCGGACATGGAGGCATTCAATGAAGGCATGAGTGCTGTAAGGTCGTCAGTAGAGTGGTTATTTGGAGATATTCTTAAGTCTTTTaaatttttggattttaagaAGAACCTCAAGATTTCATTAAGTTCTGTTGGAAAAATGTATTTAGTCTCTGccatatttgattttttttactgtgaTCCTCCAACCTTGCAACAGTACTTGATaacataa
- the LOC125563071 gene encoding mRNA export factor GLE1-like, which produces MSEERKASGIETDLSEVERGLEEVTEKEKEVSEQGTAKSSCEKKQAEKMRRRAMEGMAKRKRGDDIKKKSRGSGRDTTEFLKEKTSIMKELKEKELEIQARNVEAQERAQQQLQAMLQQQQQQQKLMQDMQ; this is translated from the coding sequence ATGAGTGAGGAGCGAAAAGCATCAGGCATAGAGACAGACCTGTCAGAGGTGGAAAGAGGCTTAGAAGAGGTTacggagaaggagaaggaagTGAGTGAGCAGGGCACGGCGAAAAGCAGCTGTGAAAAAAAGCAAGCAGAGAAGATGAGGAGGAGGGCGATGGAGGGGATGGCAAAACGAAAGCGCGGAGacgacataaaaaaaaagtcacgAGGATCCGGTAGAGATACAACGGAGTTTCTCAAAGAGAAAACAAGTATAATGAAGGAGTTGAAAGAAAAAGAGCTGGAAATACAGGCCAGAAATGTGGAAGCTCAGGAGAGGgcacaacaacaactacaagcTATGCTtcagcaacaacagcaacaacaaaaactaaTGCAAGACATGCAATGA